The Streptomyces pactum genome contains a region encoding:
- the desA gene encoding lysine decarboxylase DesA yields MRSHLLNDTTAEQYRRSVTEGVERVAAKLATTDRPFTGVTVDALSPRIDEIDLDKPLHDTAAVLDELEDVYLRDAVYFHHPRYLAHLNCPVVIPAVLGEAVLSAVNSSLDTWDQSAGGTLIERKLIDWTTARIGLGPAADGVFTSGGTQSNLQALLLAREEAKTEDFADLRVFTSEVSHFSVQKSAKLLGLGPDAVVTIPVGPDKRMRTVALARELERCAEDGLVPMAVVATGGTTDFGSIDPLPEIAGLCEQYGVWMHVDAAYGCGLLASLKYRDRLTGIERADSVTVDYHKSFFQPVSSSAVLVRDAATLRHATYHAEYLNPRRMVRERIPNQVDKSLQTTRRFDALKLWMTLRVMGADGIGQLFDEVCDLAAEGWKLLAADPRFDVVVEPSLSTLVFRCIPAAVTDPAEIDRANLYARKALFASGDAVVAGTKVAGRHYLKFTLLNPETTTADIAAVLDLIAGHAEQYLGESLDRAS; encoded by the coding sequence ATGCGCTCGCACCTGCTCAACGACACCACCGCGGAGCAGTACCGCCGCTCCGTGACCGAAGGAGTCGAGCGGGTGGCCGCCAAACTCGCCACCACCGACCGGCCGTTCACCGGCGTCACGGTCGACGCCCTCTCCCCCCGCATCGACGAGATCGACCTCGACAAGCCGCTGCACGACACGGCCGCGGTCCTCGACGAGCTGGAGGACGTCTACCTCCGCGACGCCGTCTACTTCCACCACCCCCGCTACCTCGCCCACCTCAACTGCCCGGTCGTCATCCCGGCGGTGCTCGGCGAGGCGGTGCTGTCCGCCGTCAACTCCTCGCTGGACACCTGGGACCAGTCGGCCGGCGGCACGCTCATCGAACGCAAGCTGATCGACTGGACCACCGCCCGGATCGGCCTCGGACCCGCCGCCGACGGCGTGTTCACCTCCGGCGGCACGCAGTCCAACCTCCAGGCGCTGCTGCTGGCCCGCGAGGAGGCGAAGACCGAGGACTTCGCCGACCTGCGCGTCTTCACCTCCGAGGTCAGCCACTTCAGCGTGCAGAAGTCGGCGAAGCTGCTCGGCCTCGGCCCCGACGCCGTCGTGACGATCCCCGTCGGCCCCGACAAGCGCATGCGGACCGTCGCCCTCGCCCGTGAACTGGAGCGCTGCGCCGAGGACGGCCTGGTCCCCATGGCCGTCGTCGCCACCGGCGGCACCACCGACTTCGGCTCCATCGACCCGCTCCCCGAGATCGCCGGGCTGTGCGAGCAGTACGGCGTGTGGATGCACGTGGACGCGGCCTACGGCTGCGGACTGCTCGCCTCACTGAAGTACCGGGACCGGCTCACCGGCATCGAGCGGGCCGACTCGGTCACCGTCGACTACCACAAGTCCTTCTTCCAGCCGGTGAGTTCGTCGGCCGTGCTGGTCCGGGACGCGGCCACCCTGCGCCACGCCACCTACCACGCGGAGTACCTCAACCCGCGCCGCATGGTGCGGGAACGTATCCCCAACCAGGTGGACAAGTCCCTCCAGACCACCCGCCGCTTCGACGCGCTCAAGCTGTGGATGACGCTGCGCGTGATGGGCGCCGACGGCATCGGCCAGCTCTTCGACGAGGTGTGCGACCTCGCCGCCGAGGGCTGGAAACTGCTCGCCGCCGACCCGCGCTTCGACGTGGTGGTCGAACCGTCGCTGTCCACCCTGGTCTTCCGCTGCATACCGGCGGCCGTCACCGACCCCGCCGAGATCGACCGCGCCAACCTGTACGCCCGCAAGGCCCTGTTCGCCTCCGGCGACGCCGTGGTCGCGGGCACCAAGGTGGCCGGACGCCACTACCTGAAGTTCACCCTGCTCAACCCCGAGACGACCACGGCCGACATCGCCGCCGTCCTCGATCTGATCGCCGGCCACGCCGAGCAGTACCTGGGAGAGTCCCTTGACCGCGCTTCCTGA